The following proteins come from a genomic window of Bacillus carboniphilus:
- a CDS encoding undecaprenyl-diphosphate phosphatase, with the protein MSKIEAFILGIIQGLTEFLPISSTGHLFLGRQFLGLQDAGLFLDTMLHIGTLLAVLVIYKNELITILKDPFHKLSFLLVIGTIPAVIAGLLFEDYFDAISKTGVTLGWEFLITGTILWFADSIRNGAKKMEDITMTDAVVIGTFQAAAIFPALSRSGLTIAAGLWRKLDRETAAYFSFFLSIPAIFGGILLQSRELFTGTVESISLTGLLVGTISSALFGYLAIMTMLHILKKKSLKIFAVYVWVLGGIVLTLQTLGIM; encoded by the coding sequence ATGTCGAAGATTGAAGCGTTTATTTTAGGAATTATACAGGGACTTACAGAGTTTCTACCTATTTCGAGTACTGGTCATTTATTTTTAGGTCGACAATTCCTTGGCCTTCAAGATGCTGGTTTATTTTTGGATACCATGCTTCATATTGGAACATTGCTAGCAGTTCTAGTTATCTATAAGAATGAACTTATTACTATTTTAAAAGATCCATTTCATAAGTTATCTTTTTTATTGGTAATTGGAACGATTCCAGCTGTAATAGCCGGTCTTTTATTTGAAGATTATTTCGATGCTATATCGAAAACAGGTGTGACATTAGGATGGGAATTCCTTATAACTGGAACGATTTTGTGGTTTGCTGATTCCATTCGTAATGGTGCAAAAAAGATGGAAGACATTACGATGACGGATGCAGTTGTGATTGGGACTTTCCAAGCTGCGGCCATTTTCCCCGCACTTTCTCGTTCAGGCTTAACGATTGCAGCAGGATTATGGAGAAAGCTAGATCGGGAAACAGCCGCTTATTTCTCATTTTTTCTATCAATTCCTGCTATTTTTGGTGGCATTCTATTGCAAAGTAGAGAACTGTTCACGGGAACAGTAGAATCGATTTCATTAACTGGGCTTCTAGTTGGTACTATTAGCTCTGCTCTCTTTGGGTACCTGGCTATTATGACTATGCTCCATATTTTAAAAAAGAAGTCTTTAAAGATTTTTGCCGTTTATGTATGGGTATTAGGTGGAATCGTACTTACTCTTCAGACACTGGGGATTATGTAG
- a CDS encoding DedA family protein: protein MEWIHGLFHFFQQLGFIGITLGLMVEVIPSEIVLSYAGYLVYSGNLTFFSAMLAGILGGTVAQLFVYWIGLYGGRPFVQKFGKWILITPDHVQKSEKWFNQYGPTVVFFARFIPVVRHAISIPAGISKMPFSTFFLYTFAAMIPWTLLFVLLGINLGENWSEIEQHASTYIKPLIIFATVSLLVYFILKRRKR, encoded by the coding sequence ATGGAATGGATTCATGGCTTATTTCATTTCTTTCAACAATTAGGATTTATTGGGATTACACTTGGACTGATGGTTGAAGTCATACCAAGTGAGATTGTTCTTAGTTATGCTGGTTATTTGGTCTATTCTGGTAATCTCACATTTTTTAGTGCTATGCTTGCAGGCATCCTGGGAGGTACTGTTGCTCAACTTTTCGTTTATTGGATTGGTTTATATGGCGGAAGACCGTTTGTTCAAAAGTTTGGGAAATGGATTCTAATTACCCCTGATCATGTTCAAAAGTCAGAAAAATGGTTTAATCAATATGGTCCTACTGTCGTGTTCTTTGCACGATTCATCCCTGTTGTCAGACATGCGATCTCCATTCCAGCAGGAATTAGCAAAATGCCATTCTCAACATTTTTCCTGTACACATTCGCTGCCATGATACCATGGACATTGCTGTTTGTACTACTTGGAATCAACTTGGGAGAAAACTGGAGTGAAATTGAACAACACGCTTCCACTTACATTAAACCTTTAATTATTTTCGCTACTGTTTCATTGCTTGTTTATTTCATCTTGAAGCGCAGGAAAAGGTAA
- a CDS encoding nuclear transport factor 2 family protein, whose protein sequence is MMEEIAVHLAQKQLDAYNNGDIETFLTAYSENVEVYEFPSNKLMYAGINLMRERYDQLFKNNPNNHAEILSRLVKGNIVIDHEHVTGRANGVDVYAIAMYEVIDDKIAKVWFVK, encoded by the coding sequence ATGATGGAAGAAATAGCTGTTCATTTAGCACAGAAGCAATTAGACGCTTATAATAATGGAGACATCGAAACATTTTTAACTGCTTACAGTGAAAATGTGGAAGTATATGAGTTTCCATCGAACAAATTGATGTATGCGGGAATCAATCTTATGAGAGAAAGATATGATCAATTATTTAAAAATAACCCTAATAATCATGCGGAAATTCTGTCTAGACTGGTTAAGGGAAATATTGTAATTGATCATGAACATGTGACAGGGCGAGCAAATGGTGTAGACGTTTATGCTATTGCAATGTATGAAGTCATCGATGATAAAATAGCTAAAGTTTGGTTTGTAAAATAG
- a CDS encoding 3-hydroxybutyrate dehydrogenase, translating to MSRSVIITGGAQGIGYEIGKEFLKNNDQVLLTDINAKGLEEAKNKLSSEGLHVHTLTCDVTDEEQVAKMFSTAVENFGSVDVLINNAGMQRIYSLEEFPTDTFERMIKLMLVAPFVATKHAFPIMKKQKFGRIINMASINGVIGFPGKAAYNSAKHGVIGLTKVSAIEGAEYGITVNAVCPGYVNTSLVQNQLRDLANTKGVPLEKVLEEVIYPLVPQKRLLETKEIADYVLFLASDRVKGVTGQAVIIDGGYTAQ from the coding sequence ATGAGTAGAAGTGTCATTATTACGGGAGGAGCACAAGGTATTGGCTATGAAATTGGTAAAGAGTTTTTAAAGAATAATGATCAGGTTTTACTTACAGATATAAATGCCAAAGGTTTAGAGGAAGCAAAAAATAAGCTTAGTAGTGAAGGTTTGCACGTTCACACCCTTACTTGCGATGTGACAGATGAAGAACAGGTGGCAAAAATGTTTTCTACCGCAGTTGAAAATTTTGGCTCTGTAGATGTACTTATAAATAATGCAGGTATGCAAAGAATCTATTCTTTAGAGGAGTTTCCTACTGACACCTTTGAGCGGATGATTAAACTTATGCTTGTCGCCCCGTTTGTTGCAACGAAACACGCATTCCCTATTATGAAAAAGCAAAAGTTCGGTCGGATTATAAATATGGCCTCTATAAACGGTGTTATCGGCTTTCCTGGTAAAGCTGCCTACAACAGTGCAAAACATGGTGTGATTGGCTTAACGAAGGTCTCTGCTATCGAAGGGGCTGAATATGGTATAACCGTAAACGCTGTTTGTCCTGGCTATGTAAATACTTCACTCGTTCAAAATCAGCTTAGAGACTTAGCTAACACAAAGGGTGTTCCATTAGAAAAAGTGTTAGAGGAAGTCATCTACCCGCTTGTCCCACAAAAAAGACTTTTGGAGACAAAGGAAATTGCAGATTACGTATTGTTTCTAGCAAGTGATCGAGTGAAAGGCGTTACAGGTCAAGCCGTTATTATTGATGGTGGCTATACAGCCCAGTAA
- a CDS encoding YhfC family glutamic-type intramembrane protease encodes MSQLTNIPAGEQLKKQTNLFYLCIPLYILVPILFVFVFYRFGQPFHLGAFAIGILGWVIALFLRGPIALVAHHFLSEKKASTLVVLSSGPLEEIVRFIVLAITVSTFSYSLSIGQGWAAIEVLYAIVSGFMTLQVLRGTDEKAQQAKEILEKQGMNMNINPLLGVWERIFASGFHIGATLLIAHSTWLLFILIPLHSLLNLSVVYLMKRSMAYAQILVTAVGTLALLAGWLIWG; translated from the coding sequence ATGTCACAATTAACGAATATTCCTGCTGGAGAACAATTAAAAAAACAAACAAACCTTTTTTATCTTTGTATTCCGCTCTATATTCTTGTACCCATTCTTTTTGTTTTTGTTTTTTATAGATTTGGCCAACCATTTCATCTCGGTGCTTTTGCAATCGGGATCCTTGGATGGGTGATAGCTTTATTTCTTCGAGGGCCAATAGCTCTTGTAGCCCATCATTTCTTATCAGAGAAAAAAGCTTCAACATTAGTTGTCCTTTCTTCTGGTCCACTAGAAGAAATTGTTCGATTTATTGTGCTGGCAATAACGGTAAGTACCTTTTCGTACTCGCTATCAATTGGCCAAGGCTGGGCTGCTATCGAAGTTCTATATGCCATTGTTAGTGGCTTCATGACCCTCCAAGTGCTTAGAGGAACAGATGAAAAAGCTCAGCAGGCAAAAGAAATCTTAGAAAAACAAGGAATGAATATGAACATAAACCCACTATTAGGAGTTTGGGAGAGAATCTTTGCGAGTGGCTTTCATATTGGAGCTACACTACTTATCGCTCATTCAACTTGGCTTCTGTTTATCTTAATTCCATTACACAGTCTCTTAAATTTATCTGTCGTTTATTTAATGAAACGTTCAATGGCTTATGCTCAAATCCTAGTGACTGCTGTAGGGACACTTGCTCTTCTGGCCGGTTGGCTGATTTGGGGTTAA